The segment ATCGGTCAGCAGCAGATCGCCGCCGATCGATCCAGTGTCGTCTCCCCGGACGATCCGCCGCACGCGGCCGGTCTGCGGGTCCAGCTCGAAGATGCCCCGAGGGGTCAGGTGCCAGATGCCGTCGTCTCGAATGATCGGGCGGCCGTCGTAGCTGCCGCCGGGCAATCGGATCGACCACTGCAACCTCTCGGAATCGACATCAAGCGCATCGACTTCCGGCCCTCCGAGGATCACCGAGCGTCCGACCGCTCCCAGCAATCGGGCCGATTGGGACATCGGCCGGTCCCACCGCAGGGTCATCCGGTCCGGGTCGATGGCGGCGATCCGGCCCGACTTGGCCCCTTTCACCACGAGCGCTCCGTCGACCTCGATCGGACGACCCGCGACCGTCACCGGGTCCGGCACGCGGTTCGAGGAAAAGAAGACTCGCCCGCCGGTTCCCGACACCGGCTCGGTCTCATAGGCATAGCCCCAGGCCAGATCCCCCGTCTCGGCGTCCAGCCGAACGAGCACTCCCGCGTGGGTGTCGAGAAAGACCGCCCCCCCTCGGTGCACGAGCTGCGGCTGAGCCTCCTGAAACGGCATTCCGTAATAAATCCGCTGCTGGCCTTGCCGAAGCGTGCCGACCTCGGCCTTCCAGAGGACCGTGCCGTCGCTCGGCTCGATCGCCAGCACGAACAGGCCCGGCCCCTGCTGGGGTTGCTGGTTCGTCGCCGACCTGGCGACGATGAAGACCCGATCGCCGACGGGCAGGGGGGGGCCGATCGGGTCGAGGTTGGCCATCTCCGTCAGGTCGGTCGATTGCCAGACCACGTCTCCCGAGTCCGCTCGACGGCACACCAGGCGATACGGCGCATTGTAACTCTGGTCACGGACGTCCCGTTCGAGACTCAGCACCCGCTCACCCACGGCGACAATCAGATAGCGGGTGGGGTCGATGACTCTCCCTTGATTCTGTGAGACCGCCGCATTCAGGTCGTGAAACGGGGCCGATCGCCAGAGCATCTTGCCGGTGTCCAGATCCACCGCGAAGAGGTGGCTCAGGTAATTCACAAACAGCCGAGATCCGTCCGTTGCCGTTCCCGGCACCGCCAGGCTGAACGGGTTGGCCTTCCACTGTTGCAGCTCTTGCTCCGACATCCCGGCGACGACCGAATCGCCGAACCGCACCTGCCAGGCCGCCTCTTGCAATTCGCCGAGAACCGGCGCGGCCTCCTCGGCATTGGCCGAAGGGGAGCGCTCTGCCGCTTCCTCCGTCATGACCTGATCGAGGAACACGTTGGGATCGACCCTCGACCCGGCAATGAGCACCTGCTCGCCGGCGTATCGATCCCGGATCTCCTGGCGAAGCTCCTCTGCCTCCGAGGCTCGCCCCGCCCGGTGCAGCGCCAGGGCCGCTTTCACGGCGATCTGGGCCGGAGGGAGGTCGGAATCGGGATACTCCCGGAGGATCGCCAGCCAGCACCCGGCCGCCCGATCGAACCGCCCGTCTTCAAAATACAGGTCACCCAGCCGATCAGCCGCGTCATCTCCGGCCGAGGTGAGGAACGAGGCGGCAAAGAGCCGTTCGAGCGTCTCCTGCTCGGCGTCGCCGACGGCCTGATCGAGCAGACGTTGCGCCTCGGCATCGGCGAACAGACGGTAGGCTTCGCGTCCTTCGGGGGGAAGGGTCGCCAGCAAGGCGCGCCGACGCTCGGAGACTCGGATGATGAAGCCATCGTCCCGATCGACGAACCGTTTGTTCTGCTCGTCGGGAATGCCGTCGAGCGCTTTGAAGGCCCGTTCCCAGGCCGATCGACGGGCAAACCGTTCGAAGTCGTCGATCGCTTCCTTCACCTCGGTCGAGGCCGGTGGAAGCTGGATCGGCCGCCCCGGCTCCTCGTTCGAGAGCGGCGGGGCCACCATCTCCATCATGACCTGGCCGAGTGCCGAGCTCGCCCCGAACCCGAGTCCAGTCCCGAGGGCGCCCACCACGCACCCCAGGGCAAGCCAGCCTTTCCGCTTCGGCGTCGTTCGGAAGCAATCGACCGACCGGGACCAACCATACCGGAATCGTCGAATCACGAGGCTTCCCCGAATGGATACACACTCATGAAGGCTCAAGACAGCACTGTTGTATCGAGGTTGTCCCCGAGTGAGCAAGCGAATTCTTTCGGATTTCCTTGCAGTCATGGTCGCCCTGATTCGCGCCTGCGTCCTTTCACGCCAGACGGGCTCACCGCTCGACCGATTCGATCTCACCTCGTATGATCGCGCCGACGTGGCTCGGCCTTGCCTCCGGCCCCTTGGGTCTCGAAATCCGGCACTCGAACGTTGGTCGCAGAGTTTTTAAGGAATTCGTCCGATGAAAATCGCCCGCGTCGATTCGTTCGCTGTCGAGGTGCCGCAAAAACCCCCGATCGCCCCCTATCACAGCCGGTATCGCGGTGCCTCGTCCACCTTCTCCATTCTCATCCGCCTGGAAACCGAGACCGGCCTCGAAGGCTGGGGAGAAACCCCCCAGGTTTACCTCGGCACCCAACTCACCGGACGAGAGGCCGAAGGGCTTCGCTCGATGCTCCTGGGAATCGATCCCACGAACATCATGGCCGTGTATGAAGACTTGAAGTTCGATCACATCTACATTCAGAGCGCCGTCGAGATGGCCCTCTGGGATCTGACCGGAAAGATCTACGCCTTGCCTCTGTTCCGCCTGCTCGGCGGCCCTTACCGGCGCGAGATTGAGCTGGCCGCCTGCATGGGCATCCAATCGTATGAACGCGCCGGTGAAATCGCGAAGCTTTACGTCGAGATGGGCTTCTCGACCCTCAAGACCAAGGCCGGGCGTGATCCCGAGGAAGATCTGGCGATGGTTCGCGGCGTTCGAGACGCCGTCGGCGACCGCCTGGAGCTGCGCATCGACCCCAACACCGGCTATTCCCCCGAGGTCTGCGAGCAACTCGCCAAGGATCTCGAACCGTACCGGCTTCAATATTTCGAACAGCCGATGCCCGAGGATCTGATCGACGACTCGGCCCGCATCCGGACCCTCACCTCGACCCCGCTGGCGCTGAACGAGTCGGTCACGACCCTGGCCCGCGTCCGTACGATCCTTGAAAAACAGGCGGCCGACGTGCTCTTGCCCGACACCTACCAGTGCGGCGGCATCTGGGCCACGAAGCTGGTGGCCGAGGTCGCCGCGTCGGCCGGGGTCCCTTGCGTCGTCCACTGCTCGCACGACCTGGGGCCGAAGACCGCCGCCATGCTGCACCTGGCCGCCAGTACGCCGAATTTTCCCCTGGCCAACGATTGTACGTATTACGGACTGGTTGATGATGTGATTACCCATCCCTTTTCGATCGAGTCGGGCCGCATGGCGGTTCCCGAAGCTCCGGGCCTCGGCATCGAGGTCGATCTGGAAAAGGTTCGCAAGTATCAACTCGACGCTTCGTCATCCTGACCGGCTTGTGGCCGGGCAGGGCGCGGTTGTCGCCGGGCGGCCGGCTTCGCTAGAATCGCCCCAACCCCGGCACGGCCGCGTCGAGCTGAGATCCTAATGAAACAACAATTCCACCGGCCGTGACCCGTTCGCGTGCTGATTCCTGATGCTGAGGTTCTGCTTCCGATGTCCACCGTCGAACTCCTGAAAACCCCCCTCTACGACTGGCACAAGGCCCACCGCGGCCGGCTGGTTGAGTTCGGCGGCTGGGCGATGCCGGTCCAGTATTCGAGCATCGTCGAGGAACACCAGGCCGTCCGTCAGCGTGTCGGCCTGTTCGACATCAGCCACATGGGCCGCCTCAGCTTCAATGGTCCCGACGCCCTGGCCTGGCTCCAGCGTGTGACGACCAACGACGTCGCCCGCCTCGCCCCCGGCCGCATTCAATACAGCCTGATTTGCGATGACGAGGGGGGAATCCTCGACGACGTCCTTGTCTACCACCTGACCGAAGGCGACGCCTACGGCCTTGTCTGCAACGCCTCGAACCGCCTTCGCGTGGTCGAGCAGTTCGAGCAGAACCGCGGCTCCTTCAACGCGACGATGGCCGATTCGACCCTCGACACCGCCATGATCGCCATTCAAGGGCCGGCCGCGCTGCTGACCCTTCAGGAACTGTTCGAAGGGCCTCCCCTCGCCGAACAAGGCTACTACAGCCACACCTCCGGCCAGGTGCTCGGCACCCGAGCCTCGGCCAGCCGAACCGGATACACCGGCGAAGACGGCTTCGAGCTGATCGTCCACCGCGACGTGGTCGAGGCCGCCTGGCTCGAACTGCTCGAATGCGGCCTCAATCGCGGCATCCGCCCCTGCGGCCTCGGCGCCCGAGACACGCTCCGCTTCGAGGCCGCCATGCCCCTCTACGGCCACGAGCTGAGCGAATCGGTCAACCCCTTCGCCGCCGGCCTCGCCCCGTTCGTGAAGCTCGACAAGGGTGACTTCGTCGGCCGAGACGCCCTGGCTCGCCTGAAGGATGCCCCCGGCGCCGCCCGGATCGGCCTGAAGCTTCCGGGCCGCAAGATCGCTCGCCAGGGCTGCGGCGTCCTTCAGCAAGGCACCCTGATCGGTACCGTCACCTCCGGTACCTTCGCCCCGACCCTCCAACAGAGCCTCGCCATGGCCCTCGTCACCCCCGAGGCTCCTCCGATCGGCACCGAGCTTGTGGTCGAGATCCGCGGCCACCGCGAACCGGCCGAGGTTGTGGAATTGCCCTTCTACCGCCGCCCCCGATCCTGATTCACACGTCCCCGACGGATTGATTGCCTCAATCTCCCCCAACCCGACCGCCTTCCGTTCCAAGGAGCCCCGACGATCATGGACCCCAAGGATCTCAAGTACGCCCCCACTCACGAATGGGTCTCGATCGACGGTGACGTGGCGACCGTCGGCCTCTCGACCTTCGCCGTCGAGCAGCTCACCGACCTCATCATGATCGACCTCTCCCACGCCACTCCTGGCACCACCCTTTCCGCTGGCGACTCCTTCGGCGAGGTCGAGAGCGTCAAGTCCGTCAACGACCTCTACTCCCCCCTCTCCGGCGAGGTCATCGAGGTCAACGCCTCCGTCGCCGACGACGTCAACCAGATCGCCCAGGACCCCCTCGGCTCCGGCTGGATCCTCAAGCTTCGCCCCTCCAATCCCGACGCCGAGCTCCCCAAGCTCCTCGACTACGACGCCTATCAGAAGAAGGTCGCCGAGGATTCGCACTGATCGGGAACTTCAAGAATGCTTCGAGCATTCTCAGGACTGCTGATCCCCTCTCCGCGATCAAGCGGTAAAATGGTGCCATGAAGCCCAGGGTTTACCTTGAGACCACTCTGCCCAGCTATCTGACCGCATGGCCGAGCCGCGATCTGGTGCGGGCGGCCCATCAGCAGATCACCCGAGAATGGTGGACGGGGCGGGACGCGTTCGACTTGTACACGTCCCGGCTCGTCTTGCTGGAGTGTCAAGCCGGTGATCCCCAGGCTGCGGCGGCTCGCGTCTCTTCGCTCGATGGAATCCCTCTGCTGGAGCAGACGCCCGAGGTTGCGACGTTGGCGCAATCTTTAATCAGTGAGGTGCCCCTTCCCGAACGGGCGGCGGCTGATGCGATCCACATCGCCCTTGCGGCATTCCACGGCCTGGACTACCTCCTAACCTGGAATTGCAAACACATTGCGAATGTGACATTGCGACCACAAATCGAAGCAGTTTGCCGCGCTTCCGGGTACGAACCTCCGCTGATCTGCACACCCGAAGAATTACCCACCGGAGGCCAAGACGATGAAGGAAGATAGTGTGTTGGAGGAGGTCTGGGCGGCCCGGGACGCCTATGCCAAGGTCTTCGGTTACGACGTTCATGCCATGGTGGCAGACCTTCGGGCGCGAGACGAGCGTGATCCCCGGACGATCGTAAGCCTTTCTCCTCGCAAGCCGTGCGATCGGCGCGTTCCCGAAGTGTCCGGTACGACCCGCAACAGTACCGAGGGCTGATCATGTCCGAGTGTGTCCAGGCAGCCCACCGAAACGTTCCAAAGGGAGACGAGGTGTTTTCTCGATGGCGTTAGTGACCTCGCTGGAGCAAAACCAAAAGGTACGTCATTCGGTCCACCGCCCAACCCGCTGTCTCTACGCAATCGTCGATGGCAGCGCAGGCGAACGCTATCTTCAGCTTGATACGGTTGGATCAGCAGATCGTGAGATTCCGGATAAAGTCAGTCAGTCCATTCAATTCGACCGACAAGCTGCGGGTCAGCTCTTGGGGCTCCTGCTCAAGGCGTTTCCGGATTTGGCCTCCTCAATCGACGAGATCTCGGACACTGAGGAACCCAGCAGCGATGACAGTGAGGAGGAAGGATTCGAAGGCCGGACACAGCTCATACTGCATCGCTCCAAAGAGCGAAACCCACGATTAATCCGTCGAAAGAAACGGCGAATTCTTACTGAAACAGGTAAGCTTCTCTGCGAAGTATGTGGGTTCGACTTTACTCTTGTATACGGGCATCTTGGGTCTGGGTTTGCGGAGTGTCATCACCGCGTTCCCATCGCGACTCTCAATGGTGAAACTCCGACTCGCTTAAGTGATTTGGCGATTGTTTGCGCGAATTGTCACCGCATGCTCCATCGTCCTCCTGGTCACACGATCGAGCAATTACGAGCGATTGTTCGGGAGTGTCGGAACAAGATTTCGTAAGTCACCACCCGGCGAGCCTCTGAACAGCAGATTCCATGAATCTGCCCTCCTTGGATGATCTTTCTCATACCTTAAAGAGTTGCCCCGGAAGTCGCCTCGTCGCTCGATCCCCCGTCTCGTAGAATAAGCGCCTACAATCATCCTGTGGGCCGGGCGATCGCGCGCCGGCCCTTGCGCCGCCCGATCCTCCGAACCCCTTGGCTGGCAATGGCCTACATTCTGAACACGGACGAACAAACGCGGGAGATGCTTGAGACGATCGGCCTGGAGTCGCTCGATCAGCTGTTT is part of the Tautonia marina genome and harbors:
- a CDS encoding outer membrane protein assembly factor BamB family protein, with protein sequence MIRRFRYGWSRSVDCFRTTPKRKGWLALGCVVGALGTGLGFGASSALGQVMMEMVAPPLSNEEPGRPIQLPPASTEVKEAIDDFERFARRSAWERAFKALDGIPDEQNKRFVDRDDGFIIRVSERRRALLATLPPEGREAYRLFADAEAQRLLDQAVGDAEQETLERLFAASFLTSAGDDAADRLGDLYFEDGRFDRAAGCWLAILREYPDSDLPPAQIAVKAALALHRAGRASEAEELRQEIRDRYAGEQVLIAGSRVDPNVFLDQVMTEEAAERSPSANAEEAAPVLGELQEAAWQVRFGDSVVAGMSEQELQQWKANPFSLAVPGTATDGSRLFVNYLSHLFAVDLDTGKMLWRSAPFHDLNAAVSQNQGRVIDPTRYLIVAVGERVLSLERDVRDQSYNAPYRLVCRRADSGDVVWQSTDLTEMANLDPIGPPLPVGDRVFIVARSATNQQPQQGPGLFVLAIEPSDGTVLWKAEVGTLRQGQQRIYYGMPFQEAQPQLVHRGGAVFLDTHAGVLVRLDAETGDLAWGYAYETEPVSGTGGRVFFSSNRVPDPVTVAGRPIEVDGALVVKGAKSGRIAAIDPDRMTLRWDRPMSQSARLLGAVGRSVILGGPEVDALDVDSERLQWSIRLPGGSYDGRPIIRDDGIWHLTPRGIFELDPQTGRVRRIVRGDDTGSIGGDLLLTDRLLIAVSNRTIAAYERRPREKDLDLNLDDASAQTTDEGEQ
- a CDS encoding mandelate racemase/muconate lactonizing enzyme family protein: MKIARVDSFAVEVPQKPPIAPYHSRYRGASSTFSILIRLETETGLEGWGETPQVYLGTQLTGREAEGLRSMLLGIDPTNIMAVYEDLKFDHIYIQSAVEMALWDLTGKIYALPLFRLLGGPYRREIELAACMGIQSYERAGEIAKLYVEMGFSTLKTKAGRDPEEDLAMVRGVRDAVGDRLELRIDPNTGYSPEVCEQLAKDLEPYRLQYFEQPMPEDLIDDSARIRTLTSTPLALNESVTTLARVRTILEKQAADVLLPDTYQCGGIWATKLVAEVAASAGVPCVVHCSHDLGPKTAAMLHLAASTPNFPLANDCTYYGLVDDVITHPFSIESGRMAVPEAPGLGIEVDLEKVRKYQLDASSS
- the gcvT gene encoding glycine cleavage system aminomethyltransferase GcvT, whose protein sequence is MSTVELLKTPLYDWHKAHRGRLVEFGGWAMPVQYSSIVEEHQAVRQRVGLFDISHMGRLSFNGPDALAWLQRVTTNDVARLAPGRIQYSLICDDEGGILDDVLVYHLTEGDAYGLVCNASNRLRVVEQFEQNRGSFNATMADSTLDTAMIAIQGPAALLTLQELFEGPPLAEQGYYSHTSGQVLGTRASASRTGYTGEDGFELIVHRDVVEAAWLELLECGLNRGIRPCGLGARDTLRFEAAMPLYGHELSESVNPFAAGLAPFVKLDKGDFVGRDALARLKDAPGAARIGLKLPGRKIARQGCGVLQQGTLIGTVTSGTFAPTLQQSLAMALVTPEAPPIGTELVVEIRGHREPAEVVELPFYRRPRS
- the gcvH gene encoding glycine cleavage system protein GcvH, yielding MDPKDLKYAPTHEWVSIDGDVATVGLSTFAVEQLTDLIMIDLSHATPGTTLSAGDSFGEVESVKSVNDLYSPLSGEVIEVNASVADDVNQIAQDPLGSGWILKLRPSNPDAELPKLLDYDAYQKKVAEDSH
- a CDS encoding HNH endonuclease; this encodes MALVTSLEQNQKVRHSVHRPTRCLYAIVDGSAGERYLQLDTVGSADREIPDKVSQSIQFDRQAAGQLLGLLLKAFPDLASSIDEISDTEEPSSDDSEEEGFEGRTQLILHRSKERNPRLIRRKKRRILTETGKLLCEVCGFDFTLVYGHLGSGFAECHHRVPIATLNGETPTRLSDLAIVCANCHRMLHRPPGHTIEQLRAIVRECRNKIS